Sequence from the Hamadaea flava genome:
GAAGAGCCAGATCTCGTAGCACCGATCCCGCAGCGCCAGAATCCGAAGCGAAGGTCAGGAGTCCCGTGAGCCAGCCGTCCAAGCGCCCCACCATCCGCGATGTCGCCCGCGCGGCCGGCGTCTCGGTCGCGACGGTCTCCCGCGCGCTCTCCGGCGACTACCCGGTCTCCACCGCGACCCGCGCCCGCATCCAGCGGGCCGTCCGCGACCTCGACTACGTGGTCAACGCGCACGCCCGCGCGCTGTCGGGGGCGACGTCGAAGGTGGTCGCCATCCTGATGAAGGAGACGGTGACCCCGTTCTACGCGCACATCGCGGCGGGCGTGGAGGCTGAGGCGGCCGAGCACGGACGGCTGTGCCTGGTCTGCACCACGCACGGCGACGCCGATCGCGAGCTGGAGATCATCAAGCTCATGCGGGAGCAGCACGCCGACGCCGTCATCCTCGTCGGCGGGGTCGTGGAGAACGAGGAGTACCGCGAGCGGATGAAGCGCTACGCGATCGGTCTGGCCGACGCGGGGTCGAAGCTGGTGACCTGTGCCCGCCCGCCGCTGGGTCCGGACATCCCGGCGATCGCCGTGGAATACGACAACGTCGGCGGGGCGTACGCCGCCACCTCGCACCTGCTCTCCGCCGGTCACCGACGCATCCTGATGCTCGCCGGACCGGACGGCTTCACCACCAGCGACCAGCGCGTGGTGGGCTACCGCAACGCGCTGGCGGCGTACAAGATCGCGGTCGACCCGGCCCTCATCAGCCACGGCGACATGGGCCGCGACGGCGGGTACGACCGCACGGCCGCGGTGCTCGACCGGGGCGTCGAGTTCACCGGGGTCTTCGCCGGCAACGACAACACGGCCGCCGGGGCGATCGCCGCGCTGCGGGACCGGGGCAGACGCGTACCGGAGGACGTCAGCATCATCGGGTTCGACGACGTCCCGCTGGCCGGGGACCTCAACCCGCCGCTGACCACTGTGCACCTACCGCATGAGGAGCTGGGCCGCACAGCGGTGAAGATGGCGTTGCAGGGCAACGGCTCCGGCCGCCAGCACGTCATGCTCGGTACGCACATCGTCGTCCGCGACTCGGTCACCACCGCCACCCCCCACTGACCAACCCCGCGGATCACAGTTACGCGGGCCAAAACCGCCGCGGGAAGCATGCGCATCCGTGATCTGCCGCCGAAGGCAAAGCGCTAGGAAGCGGTGAAGGCGGTGACGGCGGCGAGGGAGCCGGGTGGGGCCGCCTGGATGTCCAGGGTGGACGCCACGACGGGTGCGACGGAGTGCCACCGGCGTATCCCGACGGATGAGCCCGCGGCGATCTCGATCCCGTCCGCCACCACGGCGTACCCGTTGATGAACTGGCCGGCCCGCAGTTCCTCGCGCAGCTCGAGGTGGTCGAACCGCACTGGCTTGGGGAAGGTGGCGCGGAAGCCGCCGGGGATCGCGGACAGGGTGGCCGGGACGGGCCGCGCGAAGCGGCGCCGCAGCTCGCCGGTGACCTCCAGGAGCCGGTCGACGTCGGCCGGGTCGAGCCGGCCGCCCGGGGTGGGCGCGAGGTTGAGCAGCAGCCCGGCGCCGAGTCCCATCGATCGGTCGAAGATCTCCAGCAGCTGCTCCCGTGTCTTCAGCGCCGACGACGGCTGCCAGAACCAGTCGGCGCGGATCGGGACGTCGCACTCCGGCGGCAGGTACCGCTGTCCGTCCAAGTGCGACACGGCGGTGGTGAACATCGAGACGTCCGTCGCGGAGACGGTGTAGCGGACGGGTTCGGTGGCCAGCCCGTCCTCGTTGCCGACCCAGCGGATGGTCGGCTCGCCCAGGTTGAAGACCATCGCGTCGGGCTGATGCTCCCGCACCACCGCCATGATCCGCGTCCAGTCGTACGTGCGACCCTCCGAGCCCGCGCCGTCGAACCAGATCTCGAACAGCGGCCCGTAGCCGGTGCACAGCTCGGTGAGCTGCGCGACGTACAGGTCGTCGTAGGCTTCCGCGTCGTCGTAGCAGGCCGCGTTGCGGTCCCACGGCGACAGGTAGAGGCCCAGCCCCAGCCCCGCGTCACGGCAGGCGGCGGCCAGCTCCGCGACCACGTCACCCCGGCCGTCCCGCCAGGTCGCGCTCTTCACCGAGTACGCAGTGGTGGCGGTCGGCCAGAGGCAGAAGCCGTCGTGGTGTTTCGCGGTGAGCACGACGTACCGCGCGCCCGCCCGTTTCGCGACGTCGACCCACTGCGTCACGTCGAGGTCGTCCGGCGCGAAGGTGGCCGGATCGGCGGTGCCGTCGCCCCACTCCACCCCGTGGAACGTGTTGATCCCGAAGTGGAAGAACAGTCCGAAGCCGGCTTCCTGCCAGGCGAGCTGTCGCGGAGTCGGCCGCATCCGTCCCTCCTCACGCGAGGGGCGGCGCCGGGACAATCCCACGACGCCGCCCGTCCCCTGCCTTACTTGGACGCCGCGTACTCCTTGGCGTACTCCTCGCCGATCTTGTCACCGCCGTCAGCCTTGTACCGCTTGACCGCCGCGTCCCAGTCGTCGAGCGACGACCGGCCCATCACCACGGCGTTGAGCACATCGGTGATGGTCTTGCGGATGGCCGCCTCGCTCTTGCTGGCGGTGTCCGACACGAGCCCGTACGCGGGGTTGCGCACCAGGTTCGGGGCGGTCTTCTTCTCGAACGCGTGCATGAGTGCGATCGCGTCGGGCGACACCCCGGGGTAGAACAGCACCTGCGGCGCGTCGCAGAGGTAGGTGATGGGCAGGTTGGTCTTGTTCTCCCCGCCCTTCCACAGGTCGGTCTGCACCGGGTTGCCGGCCGCGTCTCGAGTGAAGTGGGCGCCCTCGACGCCGTAGTGGATCAGCTCGTACTCCTTGGTGCCGAACGGGGCGGCCAGGAAGTCGAGGACCCGCAGGAGCAGCTTGATCCGGTCCGGCGCCGCCTTCTTCAGCACGGTGTAGCCGAACACGCTCCGGGCGGCGAAGAGCTTGCCGCCCGCGCTGCCGCCGACATACGGCAGCGCCGGGGCGACGGTGTACGCGCCCTTGGCCGCCGGGATCATGCTGGAGTACGCACCGAAGCCGTCGGTGAGGCTGCCGGTGATCTGCCCGGCGAACTGGGTCTTCGCGTCCACCTGCGACACGGTCAGCGCGTCCGGGTAGTAGACGCCCGCCGCGTACAGGTCTCGCATGAACGCGACGGCCTGCTTGAACTCCGGCGTCGCGAAGTACGACACGAACGAGGTGCCGTCGTTCTTCCAGAGGTTCGGCGCTCCCCACGCGGGAGCGTGCACGCCGAGGCCGAAGTTGCCGCTCTTGCTCGCGCCGAGGGCGTACTTCTTGTCCTTGGTGAGCGCCTTCGCCGCGGTGAGCAGGTCCGAGCTCGTCCAGCTGCCAGAGGTGAACGCCGCCTCGTCGACCCCGGCGCCCTTCCACATCTCCCGGTTGGCGAAGAAGATGTTGCCCGGCGCCGGCCGCTCGACCGGCACACCCATGATCCGGCCCTTGACCCGGCCCATGTCCTTCCAGGCCCGGGTGGGGATGTTCGCCAGGTTCGGGTACGCCTTCACCGCGTCGCCGGACAGGAACTCCGACAGGTCGGCGCACTTGCTGGCGACGAAGTCGGCCTCGCGCGGCAGGATGTAGCCGCCGCCGATGTTCATGATGTCGGGCAGGTCGTCCCCGGCCATCAGGGTGGCCATCTTCGCCTGGTAATCGGCGTCCGGAACGACCGTCAGCTGCAGGTCGATGCCGAGCGCCTCGTTGACGGCCTGCAGGAACTTGTTGGTCTCCTTCGGGCCGGGCGGGGTGCCGTAGGTGATCACGACCGCCTTGACGACGCTGCCGTCACCGGGCTTGCCGCTGGTCGCGTTGCCGACCTCCGACGGGTACTTGGTGTAGCCGTTCTGCACGTCGTTGCCGTCGCCCGGCAGGTCCGGGGTGGGCACCTTGGCGGCCGTGTACGTGGGCCACGCCGCCTGCTCGGTGCCGGCGTTGCCGACGCCGCCGCCGCTGGTGCCGTCGCCGCAGGCGCTGATCAGCGAGGGCACCGCGACGGCCGTGGCGCCCAGGCCGATCGCCCGGAACACGGAACGGCGGGAGAGCTCCGAAGACATGGGGTAGTTCCTTTCTCGACAGTGAGAATGAGCAGGTGAAGAGGGGTTCAGCTCTTGATGGCGCCGGTGAGCACTCCGCGGACGAAGAAGCGCTGCACGAACGGGTAGACCAGGATGATCGGGATGACCGCGATGATCACGACGGCCATGCGGACCGTCTGCGGCGCGGACACGGCCGCCGCGTCGGCGGCCGACGGGTCCGCCAGCTGGGCGCCCTGGATGACGTACATCCGCAGCACCTGCTGGATCGGGAACTTCGAGTCCGACATGTAGATCGAGGCGTGGAACCAGGCGTTCCAGTAGCTCACCGCGTAGAACAGGCCGATGACGGCCAGCACGGCCTTGGACAGCGGCAGCACGACCCGCCACAACACCTGCCACTCGCCGGCGCCGTCGAGCCGGGCCGCCTCGAACAGCTCCTCCGGCAGGCCCTGGATGAAGCCCCGGACGATCACGAGGTTGAAGACGTTGATCATCACCGGCGCGACCAGGGCCGCGTAGTTGTCCAGCAGGCCCAGCTGCTTCACCACCAGGTACGCCGGGATCATGCCGGGCGGGAAGAGGAAGGTGAACAGGATGCCGAGCAGGATCTTCTTGCCGCCGACCAGTTGCGGACGGCTCAGCGCGTACGCCAGCAGGGTGGTGGCGACGAGGCTGGCCAGCGTGCCGACGAGGGTCACGCCGATGCTGACGCCGATCGCCTTGGTGACTTGACCGCCCCGGAAGATGTCCCGGTACGCGTCGAAGGTCGGGTGCTGGGGCCACAGCACCCAGCCGCCGTTGGCGACCACCTCGTCCGGGCTGGCCAGGCTGGTCGAGATGACGACCAGGAACGGGACCAGCACCAGCAGGCAGATGACCGCCAGGGCGACGCCCTTGGCCGCCTTCGTCACCGGTTTCGCCGGCTCCTGCCAGGCCGGGCGGCCCGATCGCTTCAGGGTGGCGCTGCTCATCGGTAGACCCCCTGCTCGCCGAGGCGGTGGGCGACCTTGTTGGCGGCGTACACGAGGATCGCGCCGATGACGCCCTTGAAGATGCCAGCCGCGGCGGCCAGCGGGAAGTCGCCTCCGCCGCCGAGGCTCTTGTAGTAGACGTAGGTGTCGATGATCTCGCCGGCCGCCGGTCCGACCGCGTCTCGTTGCAGCAGCAGCTGTTCGAAGCCGACCGACAGCACCTCGCCGAGGCGCAGCACCAGCAGCAGCACGACGACCGACCGGATGCTGGGCAGCGTGACGTGCCAGAAGCGCCGCCAGGGTCCGGCGCCGTCCATCGCGGACGCCTCGTAGAGGGTGTCGTCGACCTGGGCGAGCGCGGCCAGGAAGATGATCGTCCCCCAGCCCGAGTCCTTCCAGATGACCTGGGCGATCAGTAGGGGCTTGAACGCGTCCGGGTTGCCGATGATGTCCACGGTGTGCAGGCCGTGGTCGGCCAGGAACCCGTTGACCACGCCCGCGCCGCCCAGGATCTGCTGGAACAGCGCGACGACGATGACCCACGAGATGAAGTGCGGCAGGTAGACGACGTTCTGCACCAGACGCTTGATGGTGGTGCTCGTCAGGCTGTGCAGCAGCAGCGCCAGCCCCAGCGGGACCGGGAAGTAGAAGATCAGCTGGAGCAGCGAGATCTCCACCGTGTTGAGCACCGCGTGCCAGAAGTCGGCGTCGCCGAACATCTTCTGGAAGGTCTCGACGCCCACGAGGTTCGACTCGGCGAGCGTGATGCCCGGCCAGTAGTCGGTGAAGGCGATGACCATCCCGAACGCGGCGCCCAGATGGAAGATCAAGAAGTACGCGAGCCCCGGTACGAGGAACAGCCACAGTAACCGGTCACGTACCAGTTTCCGCCACAGTGGCATACGATCGCGCGGCACACGTGGTGCCTTACCTGCGCCGTTGCCATCTGCCGCCGCGGTATCCCGGGCGATCGTGCTGGCCGTCATGGCCCTCCCTCCTCGGCAAGTGACCGAGAACATAAACCGGTTACTAGCCTGACGTCAAGAGATCGCCTCAGCAGCGCACGCTTGTCCGGCATTGACCTCGTGTGACCGCGCCGATTACAGTGCCGCTCGTACAGAAAGCGGTTTCTGTCAAATGCGCAAGGAGCAGCTCACGATGACTCTCCCCCGCCCGGTCGGCGCCTTCTCGACGCGCCCCGACGTGCTCCCGGCGGCGTTCACCCCGGACCTGATCGCCCGGCTGGACGAACGGCTGGCCCTGGTGCCCGGGGCCGCCGGCCCGGCCGTGCTCGGCCCGCACGACGAGCGGCTCGCCGAGGTGACCGTCCTGATCACCTCGTGGGAAGCCTTCCGGCTGGACGCGAGCGCCCTCGACCGGATGCCCCGGCTGCGCGCCGTGATCCACGCGGCCGGCTCGGTCCGGCACCACGTGACGGAAGAGGTGTGGCAGCGCGGCATCCTCGTCTCGTCGGCCGCCGACGCCAACGCCGATCCGGTCGCCGACTTCACCGCGGCCGCCATCGCGCTCGGCCTCAAGCGGGTGATCCCGATGGCCCGCCGGTACGCCGACACCGGTCAGGTGCCCGCCTTCGGCGAACGAGTCGGGGCGGACGGGCGTACGGTCGGCGTGGTCGGGGCCTCCCGGATCGGCCGCCGCGTCATCCGCCGCCTCGTGGCCGCCGGGCACACCGTGCTCGTCTCCGACCCGTTCCTCGACAAGGCCGACGCCGTCGAGCTAGGCGCGCAGCTGACCGACCTCGACGACATGTGCCGCCGCAGCGACGTGCTGACGATCCACGCCCCGGCGCTGCCGGAGACCCGTCACCTGATCAACGCGGACCGGCTCAAGCTGTTGCGGGACGGCGCGCTGCTGG
This genomic interval carries:
- a CDS encoding ABC transporter permease — encoded protein: MPRDRMPLWRKLVRDRLLWLFLVPGLAYFLIFHLGAAFGMVIAFTDYWPGITLAESNLVGVETFQKMFGDADFWHAVLNTVEISLLQLIFYFPVPLGLALLLHSLTSTTIKRLVQNVVYLPHFISWVIVVALFQQILGGAGVVNGFLADHGLHTVDIIGNPDAFKPLLIAQVIWKDSGWGTIIFLAALAQVDDTLYEASAMDGAGPWRRFWHVTLPSIRSVVVLLLVLRLGEVLSVGFEQLLLQRDAVGPAAGEIIDTYVYYKSLGGGGDFPLAAAAGIFKGVIGAILVYAANKVAHRLGEQGVYR
- a CDS encoding alpha-L-fucosidase; translated protein: MRPTPRQLAWQEAGFGLFFHFGINTFHGVEWGDGTADPATFAPDDLDVTQWVDVAKRAGARYVVLTAKHHDGFCLWPTATTAYSVKSATWRDGRGDVVAELAAACRDAGLGLGLYLSPWDRNAACYDDAEAYDDLYVAQLTELCTGYGPLFEIWFDGAGSEGRTYDWTRIMAVVREHQPDAMVFNLGEPTIRWVGNEDGLATEPVRYTVSATDVSMFTTAVSHLDGQRYLPPECDVPIRADWFWQPSSALKTREQLLEIFDRSMGLGAGLLLNLAPTPGGRLDPADVDRLLEVTGELRRRFARPVPATLSAIPGGFRATFPKPVRFDHLELREELRAGQFINGYAVVADGIEIAAGSSVGIRRWHSVAPVVASTLDIQAAPPGSLAAVTAFTAS
- a CDS encoding extracellular solute-binding protein; the encoded protein is MSSELSRRSVFRAIGLGATAVAVPSLISACGDGTSGGGVGNAGTEQAAWPTYTAAKVPTPDLPGDGNDVQNGYTKYPSEVGNATSGKPGDGSVVKAVVITYGTPPGPKETNKFLQAVNEALGIDLQLTVVPDADYQAKMATLMAGDDLPDIMNIGGGYILPREADFVASKCADLSEFLSGDAVKAYPNLANIPTRAWKDMGRVKGRIMGVPVERPAPGNIFFANREMWKGAGVDEAAFTSGSWTSSDLLTAAKALTKDKKYALGASKSGNFGLGVHAPAWGAPNLWKNDGTSFVSYFATPEFKQAVAFMRDLYAAGVYYPDALTVSQVDAKTQFAGQITGSLTDGFGAYSSMIPAAKGAYTVAPALPYVGGSAGGKLFAARSVFGYTVLKKAAPDRIKLLLRVLDFLAAPFGTKEYELIHYGVEGAHFTRDAAGNPVQTDLWKGGENKTNLPITYLCDAPQVLFYPGVSPDAIALMHAFEKKTAPNLVRNPAYGLVSDTASKSEAAIRKTITDVLNAVVMGRSSLDDWDAAVKRYKADGGDKIGEEYAKEYAASK
- a CDS encoding LacI family DNA-binding transcriptional regulator, with the translated sequence MSQPSKRPTIRDVARAAGVSVATVSRALSGDYPVSTATRARIQRAVRDLDYVVNAHARALSGATSKVVAILMKETVTPFYAHIAAGVEAEAAEHGRLCLVCTTHGDADRELEIIKLMREQHADAVILVGGVVENEEYRERMKRYAIGLADAGSKLVTCARPPLGPDIPAIAVEYDNVGGAYAATSHLLSAGHRRILMLAGPDGFTTSDQRVVGYRNALAAYKIAVDPALISHGDMGRDGGYDRTAAVLDRGVEFTGVFAGNDNTAAGAIAALRDRGRRVPEDVSIIGFDDVPLAGDLNPPLTTVHLPHEELGRTAVKMALQGNGSGRQHVMLGTHIVVRDSVTTATPH
- a CDS encoding carbohydrate ABC transporter permease, with amino-acid sequence MSSATLKRSGRPAWQEPAKPVTKAAKGVALAVICLLVLVPFLVVISTSLASPDEVVANGGWVLWPQHPTFDAYRDIFRGGQVTKAIGVSIGVTLVGTLASLVATTLLAYALSRPQLVGGKKILLGILFTFLFPPGMIPAYLVVKQLGLLDNYAALVAPVMINVFNLVIVRGFIQGLPEELFEAARLDGAGEWQVLWRVVLPLSKAVLAVIGLFYAVSYWNAWFHASIYMSDSKFPIQQVLRMYVIQGAQLADPSAADAAAVSAPQTVRMAVVIIAVIPIILVYPFVQRFFVRGVLTGAIKS
- a CDS encoding hydroxyacid dehydrogenase; this translates as MTLPRPVGAFSTRPDVLPAAFTPDLIARLDERLALVPGAAGPAVLGPHDERLAEVTVLITSWEAFRLDASALDRMPRLRAVIHAAGSVRHHVTEEVWQRGILVSSAADANADPVADFTAAAIALGLKRVIPMARRYADTGQVPAFGERVGADGRTVGVVGASRIGRRVIRRLVAAGHTVLVSDPFLDKADAVELGAQLTDLDDMCRRSDVLTIHAPALPETRHLINADRLKLLRDGALLVNTARGALVDTDALVDECRTGRLDAVLDVTDPEPLPVGHPLFELPNVLITPHLGGVQGSEVRRFGAYATAEVERFTSGQPLLGEVRLADLPRLA